The Ciconia boyciana chromosome 31, ASM3463844v1, whole genome shotgun sequence genomic interval CGCCACCGCCCTCGGGGCCAGATCCGGCGCCGCATTGGCTGCCGCCCTGGTTGGGCGGTGGCGGTGACGGCGTTGAGCTGCTACTTGCCTGGCAGATTGTTGATGTAACCACCGTCCATCAGTAAGTTGCCGTCCTTGGGGTCGCAGAGTGGCGGTAGGTACCCAGAAAGGGTCATGCTGGCTCGCACGTACCGCCAGAGCGAGCCTGCGCCGGCGGGAACAAACGCAATGAGCACGGCCCGCCCGAGAccccccccggggggctgccccTCGCCCCTGCCTGTGCCCGGGGCCATCTGCACCCCATGGGTGCCCAACAGGCACCCACGGGTGGCAGAGGAACCCGTCGCGTGCCCTGACCGGCCATTTGCGAAGCCCGGGTGGCTCAACTTGGGATGGGacgtggttttggggggtgggaggggataTTTTTTGGGGAGGCCGGTGGCCCCGGGGAGCAAGATGCTGACCTGGGACATTGTTAACATAGCAGCCGTCCACAAGCCAGTGGCTGTCCTTGGGGTCGCAGAGCGGCGGCAGGTAGGGGGTATAAGATGCACTGGCTCGGACGTAGCGCCAAAGGCTGCCTGCCGGAGGGAGAGGACACGGTCACGGCCACGGGGGACGGGACACGCCCGAAAACCCGGCGGTAGGTGACCGAGGACGTTGGCACCGCGCCGGTGGGACATTTGCAGCCCCAAGACCAAGGGAAAGCACCTCGGCCATGCCGGGATGGGGAAGGACGGACGGGCGAGATGCTCGCCGGAGGGTTAGAGGTGGTGAGCGGGGATTAGTTGGCGTTAGAGGCCAGAGGCAGAGCGAGAGCCAGGCTGCTTACGAGCCACCGCATGCGCCCCGTGGACGGCTCAATGTCCCAGGTGAGCTCCGACACCAGGCAAGGAGGAGGGGCAGCCACCGCGATGTTCCCACCACCGCAATGTCCCCCCCACCACCACATCatctccaccaccaccacatcGTCCCCACCGCCACgtctccaccaccaccacgttgtctccaccaccaccacagcatCATCCCCACCACTAACAGCATCATCTCCACCACCACGGCATCATCCCCACCACCAATGGGCATCATCCCTGCCACCGCGGCatccccagcactgccaccgCGTCCCTGTGCTCCACATGCCGTGAGCGTGGGTTACTGGGGTTAGTGGGAAGCAGATATGTTACAGGGGACATGCATGCTCAGGGTGGCGAGATGTGGCTCCACACACCAATTCTGCCCCCAACCCCACCCAGGACGTGGGGCACAGCCAGACCCCCATGGGGACCTGAGCCTGGTGGCGTCACCAGCACCAGGTGGCTCTGGGAAGCCACCACTGCCCGGGCTCACCATGAGCCCTCCAAGCCCTTTCCTCACCGTGCCAGGATGTGTCCTCCCCATGGCACATGGCAAACCTTCCCCCGTGGGGCAGCGACACCGTTTTGGGGTGCCGGTGAGGAGGGTCCCCACGAGGGGGGATGTGGTGGCACCGGAGAGCttccctggctccctggggagctCTTACCGTCAGTGTGCACCCGCATGGCTGAGGCTGTGATGTCAGTTGTGACGTTGAAGTAGGGCAGCCACAGGTCCTGTGGGGACAAGATGGGGCAGGTGACGCAGTGGGGACGTTGGTGGGTGGGTAGGGAGCTGGTCGGACCCCCCACCATGGGTGGGTGCGGAGCCGGCAGGCATCTGTGCGACGCACCTCGATCTGCTTGTCCTGGAAAACCTTGTTGATGCTGGCGTTGAAGGCTGAACCCGAAAACATGGAGGTGATGGGGTAGGTGAGGTCCAGGACAGTCTCGAACACTGAATTCATGcactggaggaggaggatgatgatgaataagaagagatgaaggaggaggaggaagaaaaagaaggaggagaaggatgaagaagaatgaggaggaagagaagaaggaggaggaataagaaggaggagaaagaaaaaggaaagaagaagaggagcagaaagaagcagcagaagaagaaaaggagagaagaaggtggaggaggaggaggaagaacagaaaggaggaaaaaagaagaagaaggagaagacgAGGAGGACGACtaagaaggaggaggagagaaggtgaaagaggaagaagaaggaggaaaaagaaaaagaagaaggaagaagaagaagaggaagaaggagaagggggaagaagaaaaagaggaagaaggagaaggtggAAGGAGATGCTTTAGAAAcaccccaggcagggctggccacaggcagggagggccttcgcTGGGGTGGGGGACGTGCCACGGCACCCACCTTGGCCCACTCGCGCGCCCGCTGCTTGGTGCGGACGGCGCTGCGCTCCTCGGCGTAGAGCGCCCCGATGAAGGCACCGATGGAGGTGCCACCCACCATATCGATGGGGATCCCCGACTCCTCCATCGCCTTGATCACCCCGATGTGGGAGCAACCCCTGGATGGACggagaaaataaagaggagGATGGATGAGAgcgggacccccaccctgccgGGTCGCATCCTGCCACGGCGCGGCACCCACctggccccgccgcctcccagGACGAGGGCGATGGTGTTGCCGGTGAGGACCCGTGCCAACCGGGAGAAGTCGCTGTGCCGGTCAGCGCTCTTCTCAAACACCTTCTCGTACATCTCCCGCTGCGGATGGGACGGACGATGGGTGCCGATGACGGTGGTGGACCACCGAGGTCACCCAGGGGGACACACGTACCAGTTTGGTGGGGCTACGGCGGGAGAAGACGCGCCGGGGACACTTGATGTGGAGGTGGCCCGAGCACCAGCTGCGCATGTTGAGCCACTCAACGGTGCGGGAAGGGCTGGGACCATCCTCGCGGTGTAGGAGGACCAACTGCTTCAGCGCGCGCACTGCCGTGTTCTCCAGCATCTGCTCCAGCTGTAGAAGCCATCAGCCACCCTGCGCGGTGTTGTCCCACCACCGCCTACCCCCCACCTCACCTCTCCCAGCGCCGGCTCTTGGTCGCCCAACCCTACGATGAGGATGCAGTCGGCTTGACGGATGCAGCGCACGGTCCACGGTGTCAGGGTACAGTCGGTTTGGTACAGGACGATGCGGTGGATGTCCTCCTGCTGCGCCAGCCAGCCCGACAGGCGGTACTCCTGGATGCTGCCAAGATGGAGGGGTCAGCCGGCGGCACGGTAGTGGGTCGCCGGTGATGTTCCTGCCGATGGGAGTTACCTGTCCAGTGCCGAGGAGCCGAGACAGGCACGGATGATGTCACTGGTGAGGAGAAGTGTGGGACCTGGGAGAGGTGGGGACATGGTCACTGGTGCCCCATGGGGCTGTGGTCACCACCGTGCCATGGGGCTCTGTCATTGCCATGCCATGGTCACCACTGTGCCATGGGGCTGTGGTCACCACCATGGTGTGGTCACCATCATGCCATGGGGCTGTGATGGTCACCACACCATGGAGTCCACCATGCCACAGGACCATGGCCACCTCCATTCCATGGTCACCACCATGCCATGGGGCTGTGGTCACCGCCATGGTGTGATCGCCACCATGCCATGGGGCTCTGGTCATTGCCATGCCTCGTCACCACCGTGCCATGGGGCTGTGGTCACCACCATGGTGTGATCACCACCATGCCAATAGGCTGTGACAGTCACCACACCATGGAGCCCACCATGCCACAGGACCATGGCCACCTCCATTCCATGGCCACTACCGTGCCATGGGGTTGCAGTCACCACCACACCAGGTCACTGGTGTGCCACAGGACCATGGTCACCTCCATtccatggccaccaccatgCCATGGGGCTGCAGTCACCACCACACCAGGTCACTGGTGTGCCATAGGACCATGGTCACCTCCACGCCATGGCCACCACCGTGCCGTGGTCACCACTGCGCTGGCACTCACCGATGGCGTTGAGCGCGTGCTTGAGCTCCAGTGTGAAGGCAGCTGTGGGCACGTCATCGCACACTGGCAGCACGGCCACCGTTGACAGGTTGCTGGTGGGGTTGGTGGGCTCTGAGCTGGAGGCCATGCCCAAGCCAGAGCCTGCATGGACAGAGACGCGGTGGCAGTGGGGGGACACCACCATGGGGTGGTAGACACCTTCCACGTGCTGCTCCGAGGATGGCCACCGGCCTTGGAGAGGGCACCCCCTTGTCCCCAGTCCCTTCAGGACCTACCTGCAAAGGGGCCACGGAGCTGCTGAAGGTTTCCCAAGATCTTTTGGCTCAGGAGGTGGATGAGGCGGGTGACAACCTGCAGGGACAAGGACGGGAATGGCCATCAGACCTGGCAGGGCTTCCCAAGCTGGAGACTCATTAACACCCCAGACTGGTGTCTCACACGCCTTTTTGggtgccaccaccaccacccatcCTTGGGGACCTCAGAGAGGGACAACCCTTTAGTACATcagcccttctcctccagcagctcaaATCACGTCTTTAATTCCTTAATTTAAGCTGGTTTTAACGAGCGTTGCAGCCACCAgctgggggggacatggggacatgctCCTTCCACGGGAAGAGGGTGCAGACCCCTCTTCTGGGGGTACCTGGGGGTATCTGCGCTTGATATTGTTCAAGGTGCCCTCAGGCAGCTTGGCCAGCTCCGTGTCCCGGACCGCGTGGACCGTGGTGGCACGGGGCTGCCGGGTGAGGGCTTCCACCTGGAGAAGAAGACATATAGCCAAGATGTATCGGCAAGACGTACAGGGCGCCCATCGCTTGGCCCCGACATGGCTCTCACCACGCCGATGAGGTCCCCGCGGCCGTACTCCCCGATGAGCTCCTTCTTGCCGCTGCCCTTCTGGATGACGGAGCGGAGACGCCCGTTGAGCGCGATGTAGGTGCAGTCCGACTTGTCACCCTGCCTGGGGACACCACCAGTAGGACCTCAGCCCCCTGTCAAGGTGGTCCTCAAGCTGAGGTAGACACTAACCTGTTGGTACCCACCTGTAGAGCGCCCGGCCGGCCTCCACCGCCATCCAGTCGATGGCGAAGTCCATCTGGCGCACGAAGGGTGACATACGGGCAGCCACCGTGTGGGCAACGCTCAGCACCACGCTGGGCTGCTCCCGCATGATCCTATGGGTCAACAGCAGTTGAGGGACACGGTGGTGGCCCCAAGAGATGCCACCACAGCGCTCACCGCAGGAATCCCCTTTGGCATCAACCCCAGACCTCCTCCGCTGGTGCCGGGACTCACTCATAGAAGTCCGACTTGGAGATCTTGAGGAAGGTGCAGTCGCGGTTGGCCTTGATGGTGAAGATGAGGGGCTCGCCGGTGAGCACGGCCAGCTGTCCCACCATCTCGCCGGGCTGCGTCAAGAAGAGGCAGACGTCCTCCGCCTTGTCGATCATCCGCTGGTACACGTGcaggcagccccacagcacaaAGTGGAGGCTCACATCCTGCCGAAACGGCACCCTGTCACCGTTGGGGGccacctgggacccccaggcaTGAGGGGTCCCACCAGCACCGCTTGGAGTTTCTTCTGGTCCTCTTCACAGGGTGTTTTGCACCCTCCAGGTAGCTCTGGGGATCATTCCTGCCCCCCACCACCCATAGGGCAGGAGTAGAAAGAGTAGCACCCCATGGAAATATAGGGCGGGAGGAGCAAGATGCCACACCAGCTCCCCGAAACCCAGACCCACCTGGTCCCCTTGGCGGGCAATGACCGTCCCGGCTTTGGCGTGATGGAGCAAGACACGGTTGTTGAGGAGAGAAGGGTCCTAGAGGGAAGAACGGCATCACATGAGGTGATGGGGACCATCATGAGGAGATGGGGACCACCACGAGGAGACAGAGGACCATCAGGAGGCCACGGGGACAACCATGAGGAGATGGAAACCCACCACAAAGTGATGGAGGACCACCACGAGGAGACAGAGGACCATCAGGAGGCCACGGGGTCAACCACGAGGAGATGGGAACCCACCACAAAGTGATGGGGGACCACCACAAGGAGACAGCGGACCACCCCAAGGCAATGGGGACCACCACAGAGTGATGGGGACCACCACAAGGAGGCAGCGGACCACCCCAAGGCAATGGGGACCACCACAAAGTGATAGGGACCACCACAAGGAGATGGGGGACCATCCCAAAGAGATGGGGGACCACCCTGAGGCCACGGGGACCGCCACGAAGTGATGGGGATCTACCATGAGGTGATGGGGACCCACCACAAAGTGACGGGGACCCACTATGAAGCAACAGGGACTCCTACGAAGCAACGAGGGACTAACAAGATGCGACAGGGGATCACCATGAGGTGATGGGGACCACCACAAGGCCACAGGGACCCACCACGAAGCAACGAGGACCCGCCATGAAGTGACAAGGACCACCACAAAGCCACGGGGGACCACCACGAAGCAACGGGAACCCACCGCAACGCAACAGAGGACCATCACGAAGCCACGATTCCCCCGTGCTGGCACCGTTTCTGCCCTCACCTCCACCTTCATGAGCTTGACCAGTTCCCGCTTGGCAGCCTCAAAGATGGCGCTGGTCTGGCGGCCCTGGTAGGGCCCGAAGGGACAATCGCCGGTTGCCGAATCGTCCTCGCAGTAGTTGTAGTGGTAGACACCAGAAGGTTGCTCCTCCACCGTCACCGACTTGCGCTCCTTGGGCTCATGCGAGACGGACTGCGGGGAGACGGGACAGCTCCGGCACCCGTCCGTGGCCACCCCGGTGGGGAGGATTTGGGTGGACGTGGCGTTGCCGGATCCGGCTTTACCCGGGAGAAGGCGGCCAAGGCGCCGGTGCTGTCCTCCTGCAGCGACACCGAGATGCGGCCGCGCTCGTAGGCCATGTCGAAGTCGGAGCGGGGACCCTTCTGGATGCCTGCaaggggtgagggaggggaCCGGGGGGGTAACCGGCGTCcgagctggggatgctggggggggtgCACAACCCTTGGGGGGGGCTACACGACCCCGGAGGacccccccctccttcctccagcctctGACCCACCGGAGATATCCACCGGCATGGAGATGCAGCGGCTCAACGGCGGCGGTGGTGGCGGCACGGGGGTCTCCAGGCCTCCGGTTTTCAGCGGGTCGGCTGCAAGGTGAGACCACCATGAGCACCGACAGCCGAGCCCCGCACCATGGCGGTGGCAGGATGAGGGGGGGGCGAGTCCCAGCACCCCCTTCCCGGCTCTTACCCGGCTCCCTGCCTTCGTCGGCACTGCCGAGCCCCCGCTTGCCGTGGCGGACGGGGCTGGTGCGGGCGGCATGGCCGGGTTGGGGGAAGAGCCGCAATGGTTGCATGTCCTACAAAGGGGGACAtcagcggggctgggcgggggtCCGGATCCGGCCTGACCCCCCCCCATTTTTGCCACGCACTCACGTGGCTGAAGAGCTCATTCGTCAACCCAAGGTAGTTGTGCAAAGCCAAGAAGGTGACACGCTGCAGGCGCACCATGATGATCTAGGAGGGGGGGACAAGAAGGGACAAGAAGCCATCAGTGGTCCCCTGCCACCCCAAGGGtcccccccatggccccccaaCGCGGACTCACCTGTACCACCCGCACCAAGCTCTCGGGGTACTTCTCAAAGACGGCTGAGAAGGCTTCAACCGGCAGCCGTAGGACAGTGGAGTCCTCTGCCGCCCGGGCACACACCGTCCGGTACGGTCGCTGGTGGCCCTAGGTGACATGCCATGGCGTTGGTGGCCTTGCCGGGATGGGGAGATCCATCCTGGGCATGGATGGGGGACGGTGGCAGCTAGGGGCTGGCAAAGCCTGCTGGTGGCACTGGGCTTTTGGCTGGTTGGGCTTGGGGATGGCCACGGTTGGGTTTGGGGACAGCTGGTGAGGCTTGGGGATGGCCACGGTTGGGCTGCAGGGGCTTGGGGATGGCCATGGTTGGGctggaggggtttggggacagctggtggggcttggggacagccaCGGTTGGGCTGCAGGGGCTTGGGGACGGCCATGGTTGGGCTGGAGGAGCTTGGGGACGGCTggtggggcttggggacagccacggttgggctgcaggggcttggggacagctggtggggcttggggacagccaCGGTTGGGCTGCAGGGGCTTGGGGACAACTGGTGGGGCTTGGGGACGGCCACAGTTGGGCTTGAGGATGGCCACAGTTGGGctggaggggtttggggacagccggtggggcttggggacagccaCGGTTGTGCttgaggggtttggggacagctggtggggcttggggacagccaCGGTTGGGCTGgaggggcttggggacagccGGTGGGGCTTGGGGACGGCCACAGTTGGGctggaggggtttggggacagCCGGTGGGGCTTGGGGACGGCCACGGTTGGGCTGGAGGGGCTTGGGGACAACTGGTGGGGCTTGGGGACGGCCACGGTTGGGCTGCAGGGGCTTGGGGACGGCCACGTTTGAGCTTAGGGGGTTTGGGGACGGCCACGATCAGGTGTAGGGGGCTTGGGGCCAACCACAGCCTGTCACcggggggtgttggggacagCCCCGCCACCGGTACCGTGATGACATCAAGGATGCTGAGCAGGCTGTGCACGCTGTCCCCGGGGAACACCTCCTTCATCACCGTCTCCTTCCCATCCTACGAAGCACAACCCCCCCCCCTCATTTTACTCTTTCCGTCCCCATCCCCCCgcggtgtccccatccccctgccatCTCCCCGTCCCCCTctcgtccccgtccccgcacCGGTTCGGTGAGGAACAGCTCCAACTTGCCGTCCTGCAGCACGTAGATGCTGGTGTCGGGCTGGCCGGGCCGGAAAACGTAGTCCCCTTGTTGGCACTGCTGGAAAACCATGTGCTTGCAAAGCTCCAGGAACAGCGGCTTCTCGAAGTGGCCCAGGACCCTGCGGGGACGAGGCCGGGGACAACGGGTGACACGGAGCCCGCCGGGACCCACGGCGATGGGGACGCAGAGGGGGAGAGAGCGGGAGGCAAAGGGGAAGAGCGTCTTTGGGCGCGGCGATCCGGCTTTGCCCGTACAGAGGGATGGATCCTGAGCCTGGGGGCTGATCCTGACCCACAGCGATGGATCCTGACCCACAGCGATGGATCCTGAGCCTGGGGGCTGATCCTGACCCACAGCGATGGATCCTGACCCACAGGGATGGATCCTGAGCCTGGGGGCTGATCCTGACCCACAGGGATGGATCCTGAGCCTGGGGGCTGATCCTGACCCACAGCGATGGATCCTGACCCACAGCGATGGATCCTGAGCCTGGGGGCTGATCCTGACCCACAGCGATGGATCCTGACCCACAGCGATGGATCCTGAGCCTGGGGGCTGATCCTGACCCACAGCGATGGATCCTGACCCACAGGGATGGATCCTGACCCACAGGGCTGGATCCTGACTCCCTGGGGGCTGATCCTGACCCCAGGGATGGAACCTGACCCACAGCGATGGATCCTGACCCCCCCTGGGGCCGGATCCTGACCCACAGGGACGGATCCTGACCCCCCTGGGGCCGGATCCTGACCTCCGTGGGGCTGGATCCTGACCCACAGGGACGGATCCTGACCCCCTGGGGCCAGATCCTGATCCCGGGGCTGGATCCTGATTCCCTGGAGCCAGATCCTGACCCCAGGGATGGATCCTCACCCcccagggcctgatcctgacccCGGGGGCCGGCTCCtgacacacacccccccccccccaaggggCCCGATCCTGAGCCTCACCGGACATTTTTGAGCATGTAGAGGACCTCGGAGGGCAGATGGGAATTGGCCACGTCGAATTCGGTCAAGTCGGCTTCCAGCACCGAGGGCGGAGGCTCCTTCAGCTGCAGCGTGGGCAGCTCCTTCTGGATGCGCAGGAACCTTGGGGACAAGGAGGTGACATCGGGGCACGGCCACCACCAACCCGCCCGTCTCCCGCCGCTGGCGGCACCTCACTTTTTGGCGATGTTGAGCATCTTGAGCTTCTTCTTCATTCGGGGCCGGGAGGTGCTGGAAATGGTGGTGTCCACCAAGGAGGAGGTGGATTGGGAAACctggggttggggacaccaaGCCGGGATGTCACCCGACGGTGACACCATGAAGTCACCCCAGCTGCCACCCCGAGCGTCACCTTGCGCATGATCTTGCGGCCGTAGAAGAGCATCTTGTCCCGTTTTCGGAAGCGATATTTCGGTGTCCCCTGCGCGGGTATTTCTGGGGACACGACGGGGACAGCTTAATGGGGCGCAgccctgtcaccccctgtccccaaggccaccgtGGCAGTGTCACTCACTCTTAAGGCGCAGCCGGCGGACCAGGACCACGATGGCAGCGGCGACGATGACGGTGAAGAGGCTGAGGCCGAGCATCGCCCCCAGGACCtgcggagggagggggggggtccccacgtgtccccggtgtcccccggGGGACAGGGACGAGCGCAGGGGGTGAGCGATGGCAGTGCCACCTTGGTGACATGGAGGGATAGGCGGGGCTCGACAGCATTGGGATGCTGTCCCCAGGGGCGTGGGGACAAGTTTGTGTCCCCTCAGGGTGCTCAACAACACTGGGGACCAGGACACTGTCCCCAGGGGCGTGGGGACAAGTTTATGTCCCCAGAGGCATGGGGACAAATTTGTGTCCCCTCAGGGTGCTCAACATTGAGGACCAGGACACTGTCCCCAGGGGCGTGGGGACAAATTTTTGTCCCCTCAGGGTGCTCGACAGCACTGGGGACCAGGACACTGTCCCCAGGGGTGTGGGGACAAGTTTGTGTCCCCAGAGGCATGGGGACAAATTTGTGTCCCCAGAAGCATGGGGACAAATTCGTGTCCCCTCAGGGTGCTCAACATTGAGGATCAGGACACTGTCCCCAGGGGCGTGGGGACAAATTCGTGTCCCCTCAGGGTGCTCAACATTGAGGACCAGGACACTGTCCCCAGGGGCGTGGGGACAAATTTGTGTCCCCTCAGGGTGCTCAATAGCCCTGGGGACCAGGACActgtccccagggatgtggggacaaGTTTGTGTCACCTCAGGGTGCTCGACAGCACTGGGGACCAGGACACTGTCCCCAGGGGCGTGGGGACAAATTCGTGTCCCCTCAGGGTGCTCAACATTGAGGATCAGGACACTGTCCCCAGGGGCGTGGGGACAAGTTTGTGTCCCCAGAAGCATGGGGACAAATTTGTGTCCCCTCAGGGTGCTCGACAGCACTTGGGGACCAGGACActgtccccagggatgtggggacaaGTTTGTGTCACCTCAGGGTGCTCGACAGCACTGGGGACCAGGACACTGTCCCCAGGGGCGTGGGGACAAATTCATGTCCCCTCAGGGTGCTCGACAGCATTGAGGATCAGGACACTGTCCCCAGGGGCGTGGGGACAAGTTTGTGTCCCCAGAGGCATGGGGACAAATTCGTGTCCCCTCAGGGTGCTCAACAGCACTGGGGACCAGGACACTGTCCCCAGGGGTGTGGGGACAAGTTTGTGTCCCCAGAAGCATGGGGACAAATTCGTGTCCCCTCAGGGTGCTCGACAGCACTTGGGGACCAGGACACTGTCCCCAGGGGTGTGGGGACAAGTTTGTGTCCCCAGAGGCATGGGGACAAATTTGTGTCCCCTCAGGGTGCTCGACAGCACTTGGGGACCAGGACACTGTCCCCAGGGGCGTGGGGACAAATTTGTGTCCCCTCAGGGTGCTCAACAGCACTGGGGACCAGGACACTGTCCCCAGGGGCGTGGGGACAAATTCGTGTCCCCTCAGGGTGCTCGACAGCATTGAGGATCAGGACACTGTCCCCAAGGGCATGGGGACAAGTTTATGTCCCCAGGGGCATGGGGACAAATTTGTGTCCCCTCAGGGTGCTCGACAGCACTGGGGACCAGGACACTGTCCCCAGGGGCGTGGGGACAAGTTTGTGTCACCTGGGGGTCCAACAGCATTGGGAAGCAGGTTGCTGTcacctggggacatggggacacattTGTGTCCCCTCAGGGGGTGCTGAACAGCACTGGCGATGGGGACACCGTCccctgggggggtggggacaccgtcccctggggacatggggacaagtTCCCGTCCCCTGGGGGTCCTCACCGCGCCGGTGGGGAGCTGCTCCTCGGCGAAGAGCTTGGGCAGCACGGCCGTCAGGGACGCGTCCTGCGGGGACAAGGGGACAGCTGAGCCCCCGGTGTCCCCCGCCACGCTGGGGACACACACGGGGGTGACTGTCACCCCTACCCGGCCGCGGTGACACGTCCTACCTCCGCCTCCTCCTGCGGCTCCGACTCGCTCTGCCCCATGGCCGCGGCGGGGCTCCGCCCATGCAAAAACCTGCGGAAAcgggaaaaaaataaaaaataaaaatgagaggtTTGTGACACGGGGACCCACGATGGACACCGAGGGACCGGTGACAACGGGGTGACATCCCCACAGCGCAGGTAAAACTCCGCCGGGGGTCGAGTTTGGCCTCGATTTGCTGCGTGACGCGGTGAGGTGAGAAactggggtgtccccagggtgtccccaaggtgctCGGTGACATCGAGTGGCCGGGAGGGGACTTCAGGgtgtcctcccctccccccccacttGGGGACTTTAGTGTCCCCTCCCCGGTGGGGAGAGGAAGTGCTGGCAGGAACCCTCCGTTGCGACAGCCTCGCTCACCGCGCCCAGGCCACCGGCCGCTGTCACCTGTCACCGATGTCACCCCGAAAGGGTCCCCGAGCGGCGGTGCCACCGCCGGGCCTAGCCCCGGTGTTGTCGTcgtcgtgtgtgtgtgtgtgtcccccccccgccacaCGTCACCACCGTCCTTCCCAAGGACACCCCAGGGAGGTGACGGTGGCATCGGCGGGCACCGGAGCGGGGACGTCACCGAGGCTGGCACGTGTCACCCCCTGCCATCGAGGGTCACCCCACGGAGGGGGGACACCGCCGAGCGTCACCGCACCGCGCCGGCTCCCGGCACCCTGTTTGCGGCAAAGGCGGCGCCGGGGCCCGGTGACGCTCCCCATGGGTGACAACTGCCCCCCCCATGGGTGACAACTGCCCCCCCCAGGGGTGACAACTCCCCCCCCGCCATGGGTGACAACTCCCCCCCCATTACCCCCCCCCATATTAGCCCCCCTCGCtggctctgccccctccccacggcaatatccccccccccaaattgtgccccccccggggcagTAGTGACCCCCCGGTATTGCCCCCCCCCGCATTGCCACCCCCGTattgcccccaccccccaactcctatttcccctcccccacccccatcaccccccaccAGGTTCTGCCCCCCGACTTTACTCCTCCCCCAGGCTAAAAttgccccctcccccagctAATATTGCCCCCAGCTACtattgcccccccccccccggt includes:
- the PNPLA6 gene encoding patatin-like phospholipase domain-containing protein 6 isoform X1; protein product: MGQSESEPQEEAEDASLTAVLPKLFAEEQLPTGAVLGAMLGLSLFTVIVAAAIVVLVRRLRLKKIPAQGTPKYRFRKRDKMLFYGRKIMRKVSQSTSSLVDTTISSTSRPRMKKKLKMLNIAKKFLRIQKELPTLQLKEPPPSVLEADLTEFDVANSHLPSEVLYMLKNVRVLGHFEKPLFLELCKHMVFQQCQQGDYVFRPGQPDTSIYVLQDGKLELFLTEPDGKETVMKEVFPGDSVHSLLSILDVITGHQRPYRTVCARAAEDSTVLRLPVEAFSAVFEKYPESLVRVVQIIMVRLQRVTFLALHNYLGLTNELFSHDMQPLRLFPQPGHAARTSPVRHGKRGLGSADEGREPADPLKTGGLETPVPPPPPPLSRCISMPVDISGIQKGPRSDFDMAYERGRISVSLQEDSTGALAAFSRSVSHEPKERKSVTVEEQPSGVYHYNYCEDDSATGDCPFGPYQGRQTSAIFEAAKRELVKLMKVEDPSLLNNRVLLHHAKAGTVIARQGDQDVSLHFVLWGCLHVYQRMIDKAEDVCLFLTQPGEMVGQLAVLTGEPLIFTIKANRDCTFLKISKSDFYEIMREQPSVVLSVAHTVAARMSPFVRQMDFAIDWMAVEAGRALYRQGDKSDCTYIALNGRLRSVIQKGSGKKELIGEYGRGDLIGVVEALTRQPRATTVHAVRDTELAKLPEGTLNNIKRRYPQVVTRLIHLLSQKILGNLQQLRGPFAGSGLGMASSSEPTNPTSNLSTVAVLPVCDDVPTAAFTLELKHALNAIGPTLLLTSDIIRACLGSSALDSIQEYRLSGWLAQQEDIHRIVLYQTDCTLTPWTVRCIRQADCILIVGLGDQEPALGELEQMLENTAVRALKQLVLLHREDGPSPSRTVEWLNMRSWCSGHLHIKCPRRVFSRRSPTKLREMYEKVFEKSADRHSDFSRLARVLTGNTIALVLGGGGARGCSHIGVIKAMEESGIPIDMVGGTSIGAFIGALYAEERSAVRTKQRAREWAKCMNSVFETVLDLTYPITSMFSGSAFNASINKVFQDKQIEDLWLPYFNVTTDITASAMRVHTDGSLWRYVRASASYTPYLPPLCDPKDSHWLVDGCYVNNVPADIARNMGAKTVIAIDVGSQDETDLCNYGDSLSGWWLLWKRLNPWAEKVKVPDMAEIQSRLAYVSCVRQLEVVKSSSYCEYIRPPIDRFKTMDFGKFDEIYDVGYQHGKVVFDGWSRGDIIEKMVKDRRSADFYESKRMDVLTCPSAGFTDLAEIVSRIEPAKPYLSDGYADEESDYLTEYEDEGPEPARGEEDTFAPSEWAGAGALEAEEEKSLRHRLSPARDPSAPHT
- the PNPLA6 gene encoding patatin-like phospholipase domain-containing protein 6 isoform X4 → MSGSWATSRSRCSWSFASTWFSSSANKGTTFSGPASPTPASTCCRTDGKETVMKEVFPGDSVHSLLSILDVITGHQRPYRTVCARAAEDSTVLRLPVEAFSAVFEKYPESLVRVVQIIMVRLQRVTFLALHNYLGLTNELFSHDMQPLRLFPQPGHAARTSPVRHGKRGLGSADEGREPADPLKTGGLETPVPPPPPPLSRCISMPVDISGIQKGPRSDFDMAYERGRISVSLQEDSTGALAAFSRSVSHEPKERKSVTVEEQPSGVYHYNYCEDDSATGDCPFGPYQGRQTSAIFEAAKRELVKLMKVEDPSLLNNRVLLHHAKAGTVIARQGDQDVSLHFVLWGCLHVYQRMIDKAEDVCLFLTQPGEMVGQLAVLTGEPLIFTIKANRDCTFLKISKSDFYEIMREQPSVVLSVAHTVAARMSPFVRQMDFAIDWMAVEAGRALYRQGDKSDCTYIALNGRLRSVIQKGSGKKELIGEYGRGDLIGVVEALTRQPRATTVHAVRDTELAKLPEGTLNNIKRRYPQVVTRLIHLLSQKILGNLQQLRGPFAGSGLGMASSSEPTNPTSNLSTVAVLPVCDDVPTAAFTLELKHALNAIGPTLLLTSDIIRACLGSSALDSIQEYRLSGWLAQQEDIHRIVLYQTDCTLTPWTVRCIRQADCILIVGLGDQEPALGELEQMLENTAVRALKQLVLLHREDGPSPSRTVEWLNMRSWCSGHLHIKCPRRVFSRRSPTKLREMYEKVFEKSADRHSDFSRLARVLTGNTIALVLGGGGARGCSHIGVIKAMEESGIPIDMVGGTSIGAFIGALYAEERSAVRTKQRAREWAKCMNSVFETVLDLTYPITSMFSGSAFNASINKVFQDKQIEDLWLPYFNVTTDITASAMRVHTDGSLWRYVRASASYTPYLPPLCDPKDSHWLVDGCYVNNVPADIARNMGAKTVIAIDVGSQDETDLCNYGDSLSGWWLLWKRLNPWAEKVKVPDMAEIQSRLAYVSCVRQLEVVKSSSYCEYIRPPIDRFKTMDFGKFDEIYDVGYQHGKVVFDGWSRGDIIEKMVKDRRSADFYESKRMDVLTCPSAGFTDLAEIVSRIEPAKPYLSDGYADEESDYLTEYEDEGPEPARGEEDTFAPSEWAGAGALEAEEEKSLRHRLSPARDPSAPHT